A genome region from Musa acuminata AAA Group cultivar baxijiao chromosome BXJ3-5, Cavendish_Baxijiao_AAA, whole genome shotgun sequence includes the following:
- the LOC135638215 gene encoding small ribosomal subunit protein cS23z-like, with protein MQCVSPLTAQAILPTAHNARLPSPRPFFPSSLATTPTISSFVRSRTNTKAHFRRFTPPVSVAAAEALDTLSGVDQVEDKEEAEAKQLSGAVVKPPEKPRLVLRFIWMEKNIGLALDQVIPGHGTVPLSPYYFWPRKDAWEELKSKIEEKPWISQKRMIILLNQATDIINLWQQSGGNL; from the exons ATGCAGTGTGTGAGCCCTCTCACCGCCCAAGCCATTCTTCCAACTGCTCACAATGCTCGCCTCCCATCCCCCAGACCTTtcttcccttcatctttggccacCACGCCCACCATCTCATCTTTCGTTCGATCAAGAACCAACACCAAGGCCCATTTCAGGAGATTCACGCCACCGGTTTCCGTGGCGGCTGCCGAGGCCCTCGACACTCTGTCCGGTGTTGACCAAGTCGAAGACAAGGAAGAAGCCGAAGCAAAACAATTG TCAGGGGCGGTGGTGAAACCGCCGGAGAAGCCGAGGCTGGTGCTTCGATTCATATGGATGGAGAAGAACATCGGGCTGGCGCTGGACCAGGTAATCCCGGGCCATGGCACCGTGCCGCTCAGCCCCTACTACTTCTGGCCGCGGAAGGATGCGTGGGAGGAGCTCAAGTCCAAGATCGAGGAAAAGCCCTGGATTTCGCAGAAGCGAATGATCATCCTCCTCAACCAGGCCACTGATATCATCAACCTCTGGCAGCAGAGCGGCGGTAATCTGTAG